Part of the Notamacropus eugenii isolate mMacEug1 chromosome 5, mMacEug1.pri_v2, whole genome shotgun sequence genome is shown below.
atggatggatagaaagatagatcgATCGATAGATAGaaggatgatagatagataagcagatagatatagatatctagatagataAATATCCGTATTTATGTCTATATAGTTTTAGTCTTCTTGAAGTCACCTTAGAGGGGTTCCATTTGTGTTCCAGATAGTGAGGAGGAGACTTCTGTCCCTTTCTGCCCACAATAACTAGATCTATAGTCAACCCAGCTTTGAGTATGTGCAAGCTTCCTAATCAATGGATCAGCTAACACTATAGAAAAGATAAGTGAAAATTGCATGAACATCTGATGTTCTGTCTACAGTTCAGTTAGGGATACAAGATTGGTAGATACAGAATAATAAGGACTTTACTACaatatgaattaatgaaaaacatGATGTTATTAAGCATGTTGTATATTATTATGGTAAGTATTATTAGAAAGTAGGTTCTCAATGCtgttctaaaaagaaaaaaggctctACTCTGAAAGAGCTCACCCTCTCTCTGGAGTAAACAAAGCATATAGGAGACTTCAGAATAAGGTGAATGGAAAAGTCCAGAGGTTATACAGGACCATAACAATATCTTCCCCCAAAGGAGTAACCTGTTACCACAGGGAAGCAGGGGAAGGTTTTCAGGTGATAGTGAAGAAGGGACTCTGGGCTCCCTCTGGCAAAGTTGAGGTTGGGGGTTTAGTGTCCAGGGGAGAAAGTTTGGGGATGAGTTCTCcagtgggaggagagggaagcTGGGTACTTTTAGAGGTTGGTTTTTGCCTTGGCTCTGAGGTCTGTAAATTCCAGAAAGGATATTGGAATAGTCTAGCCTTTCCTAATCAATAGTCCTCCCTAGATCAAAAGTACTTTCTCTCAGTCAGTATCTACACTTTGTCCTAGAATGATCAGACCTAAATAAGTcattcttctcagtttccttttgacAACTTAAGTCTTAAGGTAATTGAGTAGTTATGTACAATTGTATAATTATAATTCTTGTACTAGGATTGAGTTCATCATATCCTACGTTGTACATAGTACACCCCCTAATAGGGGGAATGATAAGAGTGACActgtaatataaagaaatgaatgaatgatcgaATGAATGATAAATGGATGAAGAATTATAAACATAAGTCAATGGCAGACATGGGTGGTAGGGGAGTACAAACATGAGGTTATATATGAAAGATATTAGTATGTGCAAGAATATTCTGAAAAGGTTTTGTGGAATAGACAAGCCTTTGGAGTATTATCTGATTTTGAAAGGATCAGTTAGATGAAGATGGTCCTTGGAATGGGGAAGATTTTCTGAGTTGGCCTGAGTAAAGTCAGATTGTTGAGAATCAGGGCAGCAATATTGTCACTGGGGAGAGTGGAGAGacttgaaagaaaaggaaattgtatTTGGCATGCTGTAGACCCTTACAATATCcaaactggaaaggacctaagagataatttaggaaaaccattcatttttatttgttgtttttttgaagcaatcagggttaagtgacttgccaccatcacatagctattaagtgtctgaggtcgcatttgaactcaggtcctcctgtcttgAAGACCAGTGTTCTATCAACCCCCAAATTATCCAGTTTTACAGGAGAATAGACTAAGGCTCAGAGACAAAAAGTGATTTGGGCAAGATCACACAATTCAGTTACTAACAGACCTAATGTGTTGACATCTCCTTAAGTAGTCATTCTTTTGCACCATATTGTTCTCATTTTCCCTATGTTATTAAAGATCCTTAATAATGTGCTTAACAAAACTTTTCATCAGaagtcatcaacaagcatttttaaaatacctagtcaggtattgtgctaagcactgaggatactgagaaaggcaagagagagagagagagagagagagagagagagagagagagaagagagagagagagagagagagagagagagagaggaataaataGATGagtaagtaaataagtaaataaattaataacactGCTCTCCAAGAgctctaatgaggaagaaaacttTGGGAAAAAATGTATGCTCCATCAGGATAaagacaggataaattagagatgatcGATAGAAAGAAAAAGGTTAAGGAGGACCAGCAAACGCTTCTTGAAGAATGTGAGACATTAGCCAATATTTGAAAGAAGTGAGGCGAGGTCTTATATCTAGCCTGTGAAGGAATAATAACAGATTCTGGATAAGGGGGATTTGTGATGAAGGAAAAGACATGccctttgtttgtttttatatagtGTTCCACTACTAAAGATTGACTTCCAGACAGCAATTAAATAAATGCTCTGGATAGGGGGAGGCAAGCTAGAATTTTTAATGCCCCTTCAGATTCCATAAGCAAGGATGTTACACAGCAGCTTGAGggtttctgtttttatatttgcTCAAAGTTTAAACTGATAAATCTGCTCCATAAAGGTCTGTTCATTCCATCTTTCTCTATGTGGTTTTCTAATCTTTTGAAGCTCCTAATATAGAATCTATATCTGCAGTCACTAGTTCTAAAGGACACCGAAACCAGAGAAGGGATAAAGAAAAGTTGTGTATCATTTTGTATTGGTGTACCCACTTTtactatattcatatataatttctttgaagATTGTAGAATTTGGTCACAATTTAAAATCAGTTTCATGAACTATAGTTTGGAGACACCATTTCTCTCTTGAAAATGTGGACATTCCCCCTTTTCTAGGCCTGTAGGACTTTTGCCACAAACTTCCAAAAATCACTGACAGTAGCTTAGAAAATCACATCTACccagttttttgtttatttgttttccttccaCTCAAGAGTGTGGTTTCAATTCACATGACTTGAACTCACTTGAGAAAGGGAAGTGGGAGTTCTCTCTTATGATCATTTCCTTAACTAATTTGAATATGAACACCCTATCATTCATTCTATGATTTTTAGGTCAAGCAACAAGATATTTGAGATTAGAGCAAACTGTCCTAAAGGGTAGTGATTTCTTAATCATTGAAGGTCTTTAAGTTAGTGTTCTCAGTTATCAGTTATGTTTTATGCATACTTTTTTGTTTAGATATGCATTGGATTAAATACCTTTtgaaattctttccagttctgagtTGCTGTGATTCTCTGAAAAATCAACATCATCCTATTGTCCAGAAGTGAAGTAAATCAGACATTCTGAAGGGAGAGGTGACCACACCACCAATACcattcagagaaaaagaaataagtatgAAAATATATAAGGGGTAGTCAAATCAGTTGTTTGAATTGCCTTTATTTATGACTTCAGTTATAAGTATTCCAATGCCAGCTCCTATAGCCTCTTGAGAATTGATTGCTGAATTTTCAGTGtaagaatttagaatttgaaatttggTAAACACTATGAAtcagagctttgatttcttgttttgttgattgtttagacttaaagtgaagaagaaaaatttaataatgcagattcaacttaaaagtgCTTCATGTAtacttttacaattatttttggagagccagttgtaAAACATTTATCATCACACCCCTAATTGCAGGATAGAAATGGGAGGCTAGCATATAGAAGTCAGTCTGAGGATTTCATTGGCTTTGGTGATGGTTTGTTGTCGGTAAGTGAGAAGagttgtgtttgtgtgtatatgacCACACCAGTAATTTTTTTGATGTAGGGGATTCCTAATAAGAAAACTCCCTGTatacagagtcaaaagagagaatagaataaatgggtggcaagctagaatagagggaaatatggttagtctttcacaacatgactgttatggaggtgttttgcatgactatacatgtataacctttatgaAACTTATCTCCCCAACTAGTTCTTCTTATAGACAATAACTGTATTTCCTATACTGCACAATACCTAGCAATGTGCTACATTAATATAAGAGATTCagtctatctatgtatgtatatatatatatatatatatatatatatatctaatgaaattgtatatatagatatatatagatatatatgtaggtacatgcatacatacagagtgagaaagagagagagagagagagagagagagagagagagagagagagagagagagagagagagatggagatagaaatatagatatatttgattctattgatgatgatgatgatgatgattataaaTCATGATAATGATTGTCCACTATCTTTACTGGGTaatgtttgttcttcattcattACAGGGAAGGAATTTATTCCAGTGAGCATCATGTCTGCCTTCAATTCTTCCATCCCCTATCCTAGGTTTCTTTTAACAGGTTTCCCAGGATTGGAAGCCATGTATGGTTTGATCTCCATCCCCATCTGCCTGGTCTACATTATTTCCATTGCAGGAAATACcaccatcctcttcatcattcgGACAGATCCCTCACTCCACCAGCCCATGTACTACTTTCTGTCGATGCTGGCTCTAACAGACCTGGGACTGTCTACCACTACATTGCCTACTATGCTCAGTGTCTTCTGGTTCCAAGCCCGAGAGATCCCTTTCAATGCCTGCTTGATTCAGATGTACTTCATCCATGTGTTCTCCATCACTGAGTCTGCTGTGTTGTTGGCCATGGCATTTGACCGTTTTGTGGCCATCCGTGAACCCCTGCGCTATTCAACCATCCTCACCAATGAGGTAATTATTGGGATTGGATTAGCTATTGCTGGAAGGGCATTGACTTTGGTCTTTCCAGCCTCCTTCCTGTTGAAAAGGCTGCAATACCAACCAATCAATGCCCTCTCCTACTCCTTTTGTCTGCATCAGGACCTCATTAAGATGACAGTATCCAGTAGGAGGATTAGCAGTATCTATGGTCTTATGGTGGTCATCTTCTCCATGGGACTTGACTCAATATTGCTTCTTCTGTCCTATATACTCATCTTGGCCACAGTACTGAGCATTGCTTCTAAGTCAGAGCGTGTAAAAGCGCTAAATACCTGCATCTCCCATATCTGTGCTGTGCTTATCTTCTACACACCCATGATTGGGTTGTCTATGATCCGTCGCTATGGACAGAATGCTTCCCCAATAGTCCACGTGTTCATGGCTAATGTCTACCTTCTTGTTCCTCCACTCATGAACCCTATTGTATATAGTGTCAAGACGAAGCAGATTCGCCAGCGCATCCTTAAGAAGttgaaaaagcaaaatggataGGGGGACCCACAAATCCTTCCTCAGTAATATTAACTATGCCTCCCCTTTGTATAGCATTTAATCTATTTCCTTTCAAAGTTTGAAAAAGTGCAATATCATTGATAGTGAATGACATAAATTGACTTTGCTGAATAGAGATATGTGAAGTTCAAACTGAGATATATGCCTGGATTTAAAGGCAACCTTATTGTAGTCCTAACTCCAATTTCCATACAAACTAAGATTatattatgataataatattgAGTTTTCTAAGAAATCAATGACTTTGCAACTTTTCCTATTTATTTGGCTTTTTTGGTCCCTACCTGTTCCCTTCTGTTTTTTAGCAAACAAGTTAAGTCAAGACAATATTCCAtaagaacttgaaggaagccatagaatccaggagacagagagaagatagagaaaaTTTTAAGCATGAGACACAACCAATAAAAatgcacagaggtgggagatggattTTCTTGGgcaaggaaaagcaagaagatCAGCGTCATTGGATTAGAGAATATGGGAAGGGAGGATAAGGTATAAAAAGATTACAAAGCAATCAAGTTACACTTTGAATTTCTGAATTGAAATATAAGAGGAACTTACATTTGATCATAAATTTTACAGAAAGCCACTGTCTAAAGAGTCATAACTAAAAAGCTAATTACTTGGTCATACTAGTGCTTTAGTAAAATCAGATTGAAAGCTGAGAGATGGATCAGAGAGGGGAGACTTAAGGAAGGGAGTTCAACCATCAGGTTATTTCATTAGTCTCAACttgaggtgatgaaggtctgtACCCAGGAGGGatagtgtcagaggaagaaatggaatataTTATAATGAAAATCTAAAGAAGCACACAGTAATTTAAATAGAGAGTTTATTAAGTTAAATCAAATGGAATAACTCTGAGAAGAAGTTAGGaagttattttgttattttttttttttttggcaggggggTAAGGGGAGACTTAAGAAGGCAGAAAACCTGGTGGAAAATAAGCAGTGGCAATATTATCCGTGGCGCAAGTGGGTTAATCTTTGCACTCTCTAGAAGCTTAGAAATTAGTGCAAAAAAGAAGTCTTCAGCTCCAAGTCATGAAAATGACTCACTGAGAAGTTGAGGGAGGGGAAATATTGGTCATGCTGggaaaggaaacagaggaaagGCTGAATGTCAAGATTTCAGTCTGGGCAGattaaaatagattaaaaagaaatctctAACATATGCACAgctagcagtactttttgtggtgTACTATAACTAGTAACAAAGTAGACAATCCATCACATAAGTAATAACTAAATACATTTTGATGTATGGATGGAGTGGAATATTTACTGTGCCATTTCCAACAATGGATATGAAAAATTCAGCAAAGAATGGGAAGAATCATAAGAACCACAGAGAATGGAGTAATAGAAATCAGGTGAATAATGTACACCactataagaaaaatgaaaataactaaaaaacTGAAACTACATGGTACATAACTATGAGAATCAAGTTTAGCTCAGGAAAAATGCTGCGGGAAATTTATCTGTCTCCCCTTTTTGCAGAGGTGAGGCATTGGGAGTGCAgggtactatatatatatatgtagtcagACATAAATGTTGTGTTAATTCATTTagctcaactttttttttttttttaacaagaaaaatctttgttacaaggtttGTTGAGGGGGGATGTAGAGagatatatatttggaaataagggtcatgtaaaataaaagtatgattttaaaagaaaggtagCTATAGACATTTGTAAATGCATATCaagtaattaaattaaatatagcTAAGCatgaaatttaaatataaaatttataatatgttaatttaaaaataaactacaaGATATTCAAATACAAATGAAATTAGAAGTGAGTGAAATCTAGGGAAGCAAAGACACAAAATGCCCAATAAAGGACTCAATTGTCCCCATAAGACATCCCCACAAATGCAAGATTCAGGGATATGTTGGTGGCCTTCAGTTCCTTTCAGTAAATAGATATGCTTAGTCCCATTTCCATGAAGGACTTATACAGATTCTGGCCAAAAATCCATTGGAGTaattataaaatatcaaatatccaTATTCTCTTTGGAAAAGGACAATGGGAATACACAGATTTCAAGTAGGAAGTTTCTTAAGGGATTTCAATTTTGCCCATAGTATTAAAGTTCAAAATATCATAAGGTTTTGGATCAAGACATATTAATAGAACTGTGGAATGAAAATCAGACATGTGATGATGAGAATAGGTAGATATGGTGGAAAATATTGTGTAACTGCACCGTATCATTTTGTGAAGCCTTTCTTTAAAAGGTTTCTTGTGAATTCCAGTTGACTACTTGTTAGGTATGTTACAGAAAGAAAATCTTTATTCAGCTAAAAATTCAATTAGGTGATCACTGAtttaattttgtgattttgtcaGTTATGGGGTTatggaaattttcagaggaaatgcttttttttaaaagaaaactctcTTAATTTACTAATCATAGGAGACTATGAATCTCATGGCCACAGGGgtggatgaagagaaagaaagtgataACCATAGTCCCAGGGAATATCCAAAAGCCAACACTGGAGGCAATCAAATGTAAGAGCAGCGTACATGTAGAAATGAAAGGTATATGGTAGCTTATATAATCAATGGTATCAAGTTCCAGGCATGgaaagaggcccagagagacaAAATGAATTATCCAAGGTTGCTGATcatcctttttgtcttttctttcttttttcttttcttccttccttccttccctccttccttctttctttccttccttccttccttccttccttccttccttccttccttccttccttccttccttccttccttccttccttcctttcttttttttctttctttctcttttttttgaaaagtaatcAAGGTTAacctacctagggtcacacagctggtaagtgtctgaggctgaattcaggtcttcctgacactaaggtctgcgctctaactctaacctaGCTTCCCCACCCTTtatttttcaaagaggatcaatgccATCCCAGGGTGATGTCTTCATTAgctcatgaactggatttaagtgacttaAAATGACTGGAGGTGTGCCAAGATGGAgggaatgaccttggtgtcttccatgtctgacaaagctctaagtgctccacaatacctgcttcagctgccctGCTGGCCAATTGACCAAATTATTCTTATTGGCCCATATGTTTGAGGTAGACATCCTCATAACTCACTGACCGATCTGAGGCCTTTTTGTTAACCTTTACCTAGTTTAGGCAGTCTGTTGAGGCAGTATTGCTAAGAGGTGGCCACTgtacatgctacaacttctttgAAACACAGATGAGAATTGAATGCCagttggacaccaaaggtggatgagcagacctgaaaaggactcagtaagccctcacaccagaggtactagttcTCCCCAAACACCCCACGTTTGTGTGttatctcctctattagattataaattctttgagggaagagacttttgcagttttgttttggactctttttgtatccccagggcttacaggcaaatagtaggtgcttaatgaataaatattgattgaatgattttgATGCTGTCACCTCTGCAAGCTATTTTGCTGGTGAAGTAATCCCCATTAGTTATTCAAGGAACTGCCACGTTCATAAATTCATACAAGACCATAGCTCTTTGTACTATCCATTAAGTTGGTAGAGACTGAACCTGAGAAGCAGAGCTAAGGAATCACAACTGCTTCATCTCCTTGCTCCTTAGATCTCAGTtgcaaatgtatatacatacaaataaataagcaaatagatgaatggattaatagataagtaaataaataattgaattaaTAAGTGGATGAACAAATGAGCAAGcaagtacacatacacatatataaagatGTAGACAAATTCTATGCACACACAAaagtatacacatgtacatatgtctgcatgtatacatatacacatgcatacacccatacacataacacatatatacatacttatatgtgtgtatatgcaaacTAATTGGATTACATTAGGATATACAAATTCTGTGctactcttttttttctggagtggcattttatcataaaaaatttttaatgaactgCTAagtgggaggaaaaaataaataaaataactttcttaaatctcttttactatttttccttcaattaatcctaaaataatgttattttcctATCTGAGAAACAATTTCAATTTTTATAAACAACCTCGAACAAAAGAATGTAGAGTTCTTTGCCAGGAGTGGACTACACCTATACCTAACAAGAACTAGTAAAACTCTGCTTGCCTAGATACCTgtagatttatttaaaaaaaaaatattaaaaataagagaggaagaaaattgctTATATGCACATCTTCCAACCTAGTTACCACAAAGAAATGTCatgtacagaaaaaaagaataggaatagAATTGCCCATAAATTCACAGAAGAGAAGAGTGAACAATAAAATTGATGATTTTGTGTGCCAATAAGcaaatggttggttggttgttcttcgtcattctcaaaaaggaccaaaatgccCTCACTATGTTGAGGTCAAAATACAATGTAGATATAACTGTGAATGATTGGACCAATATGAGAACAGAAAGATCTCTCCCAGGTctggcacaaataatccatgtgaacatatGGAGAGGAGATGTTTTCAAATTTACACATCTTATGTTTCTTTCGAGCTACTGCAATCCTGCTTGGATCATTctaatggaaacaattcagtttcctagcatggtgctggtagactgtccagttTTCACAAGCATACGATAATGAGATCTGCACAGTGGTTCTGCatatcttcagtttggtagtcactcTAATACAATTTTTCtcccacacttttttttttggaacctcccaaacactgagatagctctggcaatgtgtgtataAACCTCATCATCTACGTGTACAACCCCAAAAGTGTACTGtgaggtaagtgaatttatccacagcattcaaaatttctccatttactttATGGTGTGGTGCTGCCTGGgagagaacctgtgttttcttgttaTTTGTTCACTGTTAAGACAAGGTTAGtgaaagcagcagagaattgatcaatACATTGTTGTGTCTCAGTCTCAGAGACCTCATTGAGCACACAgtcataaaatacatatattcaaAGTATGAATGgcaaataaagtaaatgataGGTAATATTTCTGTGGGGCAAATTTGACATCATAGACATCACTGAGACCTTCTGGGAATAGACTCAATAAAATGGcttatttcaaaggaaaagtaTACACAAAATGGGCCATGGAGTGGGTTGACGTAGGGTGTTAAAAAAATATACTGATATGAGGAAATCCAGTAATGGAAATGGGAAAGCTATTGTGATGAAAAACAGTGGAGGAATAaacaagaaatgaaatgattattGGAGCATTCCACTGGACtaccggaaaaaaaaaaaaggaaatagataatTATTTCATGCAATGGATCTCCAAATTAGCATAGAAAAATAATACTGGGGTGATATgatctttcaattattttaataccTGATAGAATATTCTTATATGCCCCAAAGAGAACAGCCAGCtcttttttgaatttctttaGTAAATTCATCCACTCAGTGATCAGGGCAACAACAATAAGATTGCTCTTCTGAACCCTACTCTTACTAAAAATGAGGAACTTAATCTTGAAGCATAATGTTGGAGACATTgagaagaagtgaaaaaaattatcaagaatgaaagacaaaagaaatatcttgacaaaagaaatttcaaattcaaagaaTTTGGCAAATTGATAAGTAAGgaataagaaattttaaataaaaattaaaaataaattattctgatgaaaaaatccaaaaagaaaattatctaatGACATCACCATGCAAGGTAACTCACAttacaacttattttttttaaagtacacaaGATGGATGTGAAGACAAATATCAGTGGAGGGTTAATATTTTCCtatcagaaaaaaatgttgagtACAACAAATACCTCAACCATTATCTTCAAGCATCTGAAGTATTGcaattttgaaaagaatttagaattttCCCTCTGAATGACTCCAGCAGGCAGAGCAGTAAATGGATGGAAGTTGCAGAAACATTTTggttcaagaaaaagaaataaaaaccccCTAACAATTAGTATTTCATAAGTGGAATGGAATGttatagaaagaaatagattAATTCCCTCCAATTAGATTTCTCCATAAAAGATTGATCTGGCATCATTTGCATAATGGATTTGAGGCTGGAGTGAGGGTTGACAAGATGAAGCCAGCCAAAATGAATAAGAAGGCTGCTGAAATAATCCAATTATAAATGATGAGAGCCTGGAAAAGAAGGGTGTCAAGGACAAGAGAAACAGGATGAATTTAAGGAAGAGTGTAATGTAAAAATCAACAAGACTTACTCTTCCCCATTTCCactgaaaatgaaatatgaaaaatatggaCTTTTCTTCTGGAAGGATTTAAGTCaaaaatcaggggaaaaaaaacttcctgGTGATTTGTGATAAACCATGTGTCATGCAAGGAGATAAGTATGAAATCTCCTCTTATGAAGACACCTCTACTGCAGCTTTTCTCCTACTCCTTTTTTGGTTGGTGAACTGATTATTCTGATCAGAGGTCATGATATGGAAACAATGATCCATCAACATTCAACTACAACATTGGAGGAAGAGAGCATGACTGTCATAAGGGCAGGATGATTAATAAACATGTtccaaagatagaaaaaaaataataaatggagaGACTGAATTAAGTTTcaccaagaaaacaaattcagATAAGGAATAATAAGGTCAGGAAAATGAACCTAAGTTGGTAGGATGCTTATACATAATGGGGAGAGACTATGGAAAGAAGCATGGAGAATAGTTA
Proteins encoded:
- the LOC140508784 gene encoding olfactory receptor 51G2-like produces the protein MSAFNSSIPYPRFLLTGFPGLEAMYGLISIPICLVYIISIAGNTTILFIIRTDPSLHQPMYYFLSMLALTDLGLSTTTLPTMLSVFWFQAREIPFNACLIQMYFIHVFSITESAVLLAMAFDRFVAIREPLRYSTILTNEVIIGIGLAIAGRALTLVFPASFLLKRLQYQPINALSYSFCLHQDLIKMTVSSRRISSIYGLMVVIFSMGLDSILLLLSYILILATVLSIASKSERVKALNTCISHICAVLIFYTPMIGLSMIRRYGQNASPIVHVFMANVYLLVPPLMNPIVYSVKTKQIRQRILKKLKKQNG